The Odocoileus virginianus isolate 20LAN1187 ecotype Illinois unplaced genomic scaffold, Ovbor_1.2 Unplaced_Contig_9, whole genome shotgun sequence genome has a window encoding:
- the LOC110144433 gene encoding cAMP-regulated phosphoprotein 19, whose protein sequence is MSAEVPEAASAEEQKEMEDKVTSPEKAEEAKLKARYPHLGQKPGGSDFLRKRLQKGQKYFDSGDYNMAKAKMKNKQLPTATPDKTEVTGDHIPTPQDLPQRKPSLVASKLAG, encoded by the coding sequence ATGTCTGCAGAAGTCCCCGAGGCAGCCTCCGCGGAGgagcagaaggaaatggaagataAAGTGACTAGTCCAGAGAAAGCTgaagaagcaaaattaaaagcaagGTATCCTCATCTGGGACAAAAGCCTGGAGGTTCCGATTTTTTAAGGAAACGATTGCAGAAAGGgcaaaaatattttgattctgGGGATTACAACATGGCTAAAGCAAAAATGAAGAACAAGCAACTTCCTACTGCAACCCCGGATAAGACAGAGGTCACTGGTGACCACATTCCCACTCCACAGGACCTTCCTCAACGGAAACCATCTCTTGTTGCTAGCAAACTGGCTGGCTGA